In Cryptomeria japonica chromosome 10, Sugi_1.0, whole genome shotgun sequence, a genomic segment contains:
- the LOC131044282 gene encoding uncharacterized protein LOC131044282, producing the protein MSPSTRSKSKEKSAGRDQKVSPKQASTNGGTAASAYNPVSGTFHMLDSVTVYSGGSSHNVRFKNIDDGDENSGSFGTNTDSDSISNNGSCSGESEDQKDKNGTGRLENPPGLIGGNDKRDKIRQKNEKKHQRQKEKRAQELRDRCTGYLMSRKLEALSQQLVAMGFSSERATMALILNEGRVEDSVNWLLEGGEGEIKESTPGNLKIDISEELAHIAGMEIRFKCPRAEVERTVVGCEGDLQKAAELLRNRLKDACLLKDEDKISSLGTKVTKDTHGNSNRQPSVPPQAPSQRNGQSKSHNSVPGSHSQKREEKDYNYAKGRPQTTPLRVAASEGTVKNIQPLGRVPTKGDWQGPQSQADKKLTSPVSWSSSMSTSSVPYSVTVNPQVGTSSKTLPAEIRHRTVSFDSKSLQIGPREPVVVMQRPQSSYTTQLPVASVGVSSSPASSILSSGWNGNYIDSSVALNFQYANGSTGLEHLKGVTVGKVPVVSSAKGMTVTDVQGHFQPFLPSPEDSIASGWGSGQIGYDSSEIPLPSSSLLNPITTNCPTPSSLGLFSGWSSGLSGSSVDWSMGSMVNCDYTNIDWSVQASPSSQPDVRSNRFSHGLPSMEKLGDNVSSQGNLQHLSVASSPSSDNSGSYDIWLGSKVRDSNSGNGLQEKSINESGNATSSIGVHEWTSPFAGKDLFSLPRQLVPTPPL; encoded by the coding sequence ATGTCACCATCAACTAGATCAAAGTCTAAGGAGAAGTCTGCAGGCAGGGATCAGAAGGTGTCCCCTAAGCAGGCATCAACAAATGGTGGTACTGCTGCTAGTGCATACAATCCTGTGTCAGGCACATTTCATATGCTAGACTCAGTAACAGTCTATTCTGGGGGTTCATCACATAATGTGCGGTTTAAAAACATAGATGACGGTGACGAGAATTCTGGTTCTTTTGGCACTAATACAGATTCTGATTCTATTTCCAACAACGGTAGTTGCTCTGGGGAATCAGAAGATCAAAAGGACAAGAATGGGACAGGCAGATTAGAGAATCCACCAGGTTTGATAGGTGGAAATGATAAAAGGGACAAAATTCGTCAAAAGAATGAAAAGAAGCATCAGCGTCAGAAAGAGAAGCGTGCACAGGAACTAAGAGATCGATGCACAGGCTATCTCATGTCTAGGAAATTGGAAGCACTTTCTCAGCAGCTTGTAGCTATGGGATTTTCATCAGAGCGGGCCACAATGGCTCTAATTTTGAACGAAGGCCGAGTCGAGGACTCAGTGAATTGGCTTCTTGAAGGAGGAGAAGGTGAAATTAAAGAAAGTACACCTGGCAATCTTAAGATAGATATATCTGAAGAACTTGCCCATATTGCAGGCATGGAAATAAGATTTAAATGTCCAAGAGCCGAGGTAGAAAGAACAGTAGTTGGTTGTGAAGGTGATTTACAAAAAGCAGCAGAATTGTTACGAAATCGTCTTAAAGATGCCTGTCTTCTAAAGGACGAAGATAAAATTTCATCATTAGGCACAAAGGTCACAAAGGATACTCATGGGAATTCAAATAGACAGCCATCCGTTCCTCCACAGGCTCCATCTCAAAGAAACGGTCAGAGTAAAAGCCACAATTCAGTGCCTGGTTCCCATTCTCAGAAGCGAGAAGAGAAAGATTATAATTATGCGAAAGGCAGACCTCAAACAACTCCCTTAAGAGTTGCAGCTTCAGAGGGAACTGTAAAGAATATTCAGCCTTTGGGAAGAGTGCCAACAAAAGGTGACTGGCAAGGACCACAATCACAAGCAGATAAGAAACTGACAAGTCCTGTTTCATGGTCATCTTCAATGTCAACTTCATCTGTCCCATATTCTGTGACCGTCAATCCTCAGGTCGGAACATCCTCAAAAACTTTGCCAGCAGAAATCAGGCACCGCACAGTCAGTTTCGATTCCAAATCTCTCCAGATTGGTCCAAGAGAGCCCGTAGTTGTGATGCAGCGTCCCCAGTCATCTTACACAACACAGCTTCCTGTTGCCAGTGTGGgtgtttcctcttctcctgcatCCTCAATATTATCTTCTGGTTGGAATGGAAATTATATTGATTCATCTGTAGCATTGAATTTTCAATATGCTAATGGATCTACGGGTTTGGAACACTTGAAAGGGGTTACTGTAGGGAAAGTTCCAGTGGTAAGTTCTGCTAAAGGCATGACAGTTACAGATGTGCAGGGTCATTTTCAGCCATTCCTGCCAAGTCCAGAAGATTCCATTGCCTCAGGCTGGGGTTCAGGACAGATTGGATATGACTCTTCAGAGATTCCTTTGCCATCTTCAAGTTTATTGAATCCAATAACTACAAATTGTCCCACGCCATCTTCTCTTGGGCTATTCTCAGGATGGAGCTCGGGGCTGTCAGGATCATCTGTAGATTGGAGCATGGGGTCTATGGTAAATTGTGACTACACAAATATTGATTGGAGTGTTCAAGCATCACCTAGTAGCCAACCTGATGTCAGATCAAATAGGTTTTCACATGGCCTCCCATCCATGGAAAAGTTAGGAGATAACGTAAGTTCCCAAGGGAATCTGCAACATTTATCGGTGGCTTCCAGTCCATCAAGTGATAATAGTGGCTCTTATGATATATGGTTAGGTTCTAAGGTGAGGGATAGTAATTCTGGAAATGGACTGCAAGAAAAATCTATAAACGAGTCTGGAAATGCTACATCGTCCATTGGTGTTCACGAATGGACATCACCTTTTGCGGGCAAGGACTTATTTAGTTTACCTCGACAGTTGGTCCCTACACCACCTCTGTAG